In one Phacochoerus africanus isolate WHEZ1 unplaced genomic scaffold, ROS_Pafr_v1 Scaffold_15, whole genome shotgun sequence genomic region, the following are encoded:
- the LOC125119142 gene encoding LOW QUALITY PROTEIN: olfactory receptor 4D6-like (The sequence of the model RefSeq protein was modified relative to this genomic sequence to represent the inferred CDS: deleted 1 base in 1 codon), whose amino-acid sequence MVQSNHTNMKEFFFLEILFVVFLAVYVGTVLGNALIVVTITCGSHLHTPMYFLLWNKSVLDIVFSSVTIPKFLVDLLSERKAISYNGCMAHIFFFHFAGGTDIFFLSVMAYDRYLAISKHLHYVTLMGREMWLALVVASSVCGGLHSIVQIILMLPLPYCGPKVFYCAFYCDVPQVVKLASTDTFALECLRISNNGLVILMYFLLLVGSYTRVLVVLRSHSVEGQNEALSTCTSHILVVTLHFMPCVYIYCWPFTMLPMDTAVSINNTVLTPMLNPMIYSLRNQEMKSAIKRMQRRLGPFESNKMG is encoded by the exons ATGGTCCAGAGCAACCACACCAACATGAAGGAATTCTTCTTCCTGGAAATCTTGTTTGTGGTTTTTCTTGCTGTTTATGTAGGAACTGTGCTGGGCAATGCCCTCATTGTGGTGACCATCACCTGCGGGTCCCACCTCCACACTCCCATGTACTTTCTCCTGTGGAACAAATCTGTCCTGgacattgttttttcttctgtcaCCATTCCCAAATTCCTAGTGGATCTTTTATCAGAGAGGAAAGCCATCTCCTACAATGGCTGCATGGCTCATatctttttcttccactttgcTGGT GGgacagatatttttttcctttctgtgatggcctatgacagatATCTTGCAATCTCCAAACACCTGCACTATGTAACCCTTATGGGGAGAGAGATGTGGTTGGCCTTGGTGGTGGCTTCCTCAGTGTGTGGTGGTTTGCACTCCATTGTTCAGATTATTCTGATGCTTCCACTCCCCTACTGTGGCCCCAAAGTCTTCTACTGTGCCTTCTACTGTGACGTGCCCCAGGTGGTTAAGCTGGCCTCCACTGACACTTTTGCTCTGGAGTGCCTCAGGATCTCTAACAATGGGCTGGTGATCCTGATGTATTTCCTCTTGCTCGTGGGGTCCTACACGAGGGTTCTGGTGGTGCTGAGATCTCATTCTGTGGAGGGCCAGAACGAAGCCCTCTCCACCTGCACCTCCCACATCCTGGTGGTGACTCTTCATTTCATGCCTTGTGTGTACATCTACTGCTGGCCCTTCACTATGCTGCCCATGGACACAGCTGTATCCATCAATAACACAGTcctcacccccatgctgaaccccatGATCTACTCCCTGAGGAACCAGGAGATGAagtcagccataaagagaatgcAGAGGAGGCTTGGGCCTTTTGAAAGCAATAAGATGGGATGA